One Spirochaetota bacterium DNA window includes the following coding sequences:
- a CDS encoding ABC transporter substrate-binding protein, translating to MRTITRAIVLLASAALMYPAAFRFNIDYTPRLNPVTGLVGDDIDRSSYIFHILVFNSLFAQMQDPTYNVEYTVDADLGLAKDNYIDVITGGGSERVYIKSPQAGKLKAEKFTVKLKPGVTWHDGTPLTADDVVFTFRVVRGTLHNTSVVSDINTYLKFKTLNIEDITASDELTLTITTKEELPASDLAKMLSFMYVLPRHKFIGSNETMAPNYNFYELEGDAAKRLDAFNKAPVGTGAFKYVKRTDKGDGYTFVHYLEKNTAYGAVTPGIKDYKGNIDALQVYEIGQQDDLAKINLLGKGQIDIIFNIIPRLSLVQKLKDSTFFGKIDYMKMPFPEKMYALVFNLDDANAGSKGGAKFASKDTRQFFRNALNFEDFSYQVLEDAKGSRIDVLFNPIFSPYLIEKYNTSSGEKRLYDHLGDWDKKKFHGEIKPKDFQMRLTGDYRKLIYGKIDSVQISVEGMDSKEQNMDYLLANILKEHLNAIGLGSISIKNIPNKSEFRKKIVNKQFDMAIYSWRYTLNVYRDFYISKKKQTLPLDKLTHLNKEIIDVVKSINALDAETALWRLTTQFYDNETMGWLFCFGVNSYYRKDIMKKFNIGSEFNQNPGLWLVQEITGAADDVKKK from the coding sequence ATGCGCACCATCACACGAGCGATAGTCCTGTTAGCGTCGGCGGCACTCATGTACCCGGCCGCGTTCCGGTTCAATATCGATTACACGCCGCGGCTGAACCCGGTCACCGGTCTTGTCGGCGATGATATCGACCGCTCATCCTACATCTTCCATATCCTTGTGTTCAATTCGCTCTTCGCGCAGATGCAGGACCCGACCTACAACGTCGAGTACACGGTCGACGCGGACCTGGGGCTTGCCAAGGACAATTACATCGATGTCATCACCGGCGGCGGGAGCGAACGCGTGTACATCAAAAGCCCGCAGGCGGGAAAGCTTAAGGCGGAAAAATTCACGGTGAAATTGAAACCCGGCGTCACCTGGCATGACGGCACGCCCCTTACCGCGGACGATGTGGTGTTCACCTTTCGTGTCGTGCGGGGTACGCTCCACAACACCTCGGTCGTAAGCGACATCAACACCTACCTCAAGTTCAAAACGCTCAATATCGAGGACATCACCGCGAGTGACGAGCTTACGCTCACGATAACCACGAAGGAAGAACTGCCGGCGAGCGATCTCGCGAAAATGCTCTCGTTCATGTACGTGCTCCCCCGGCATAAATTCATCGGTTCCAACGAGACGATGGCGCCGAACTATAATTTCTACGAACTCGAAGGCGATGCGGCAAAGCGTCTTGATGCGTTCAACAAAGCCCCCGTCGGTACCGGCGCGTTCAAATACGTGAAGCGCACCGACAAGGGCGACGGTTACACCTTCGTCCACTATCTCGAAAAGAACACCGCCTACGGAGCGGTAACGCCCGGTATCAAGGACTACAAGGGGAATATCGACGCGCTGCAGGTGTATGAGATCGGTCAGCAGGACGACCTCGCGAAGATAAACCTCCTCGGCAAAGGGCAGATCGATATCATCTTCAACATCATACCGCGCCTTTCGCTCGTACAGAAGCTCAAGGACAGCACGTTCTTCGGTAAGATCGACTACATGAAAATGCCGTTCCCGGAAAAGATGTACGCGCTCGTGTTCAATCTCGACGATGCCAATGCGGGTAGCAAGGGCGGCGCGAAGTTCGCATCAAAGGACACTCGCCAGTTCTTCAGGAATGCCCTTAACTTCGAGGACTTCTCGTATCAGGTACTCGAGGATGCCAAGGGCTCACGCATCGACGTGCTTTTCAATCCGATATTCTCCCCGTACCTCATCGAGAAGTACAACACCTCGTCGGGCGAAAAACGCCTCTACGACCATCTCGGCGATTGGGATAAAAAGAAATTCCACGGTGAAATAAAGCCCAAGGATTTCCAGATGCGCCTGACGGGCGACTACCGTAAGCTCATTTACGGGAAAATAGACAGCGTGCAGATATCAGTCGAGGGGATGGACTCCAAAGAGCAGAACATGGACTATCTCCTTGCGAACATCCTTAAGGAACATCTGAACGCCATCGGACTCGGGAGCATTTCGATAAAGAACATACCGAACAAGAGCGAGTTCAGGAAGAAGATAGTCAATAAGCAGTTCGATATGGCCATTTACTCGTGGCGCTATACGCTCAATGTGTACCGCGACTTCTACATATCGAAGAAAAAGCAGACGCTCCCGCTCGACAAGCTCACCCACCTCAACAAAGAGATCATCGACGTGGTGAAATCGATAAATGCGCTCGACGCGGAGACCGCGCTCTGGCGGCTTACCACGCAGTTCTACGACAATGAGACGATGGGGTGGCTCTTCTGTTTCGGTGTCAACTCCTATTACCGCAAGGACATCATGAAGAAATTCAATATCGGCAGCGAATTCAACCAGAACCCGGGGCTCTGGCTCGTGCAGGAGATAACCGGTGCTGCGGATGATGTGAAGAAGAAATAG
- the fliS gene encoding flagellar export chaperone FliS yields the protein MNKGLESYKKTDVNTSSQGKLVVLLYDGAIKFLESALAVLGQKHKTEEVHTNIIKAQDIIVELLASLNYEAGDIAQRLASIYTYMNKRLLEANVKKERAPIAEVVGYLKELREAWAKAADQPTNEDKPTAAAVKTGKINISG from the coding sequence ATGAACAAAGGACTGGAAAGCTACAAAAAGACCGATGTCAACACATCGTCGCAGGGAAAGCTCGTCGTGCTCCTGTACGACGGGGCGATAAAATTCCTTGAGAGCGCGCTTGCCGTCCTCGGTCAGAAGCACAAGACGGAAGAAGTACATACGAACATCATCAAGGCGCAGGACATCATCGTCGAGCTTCTCGCTTCGCTCAATTACGAAGCGGGTGACATTGCGCAGCGCCTCGCATCCATCTATACGTATATGAACAAACGCCTCCTCGAAGCGAACGTGAAAAAAGAGCGCGCGCCCATCGCCGAGGTCGTCGGATACCTGAAAGAGCTCCGTGAGGCATGGGCAAAGGCCGCCGATCAGCCGACGAACGAGGATAAGCCCACGGCCGCTGCGGTTAAGACCGGCAAGATCAATATCAGCGGCTGA
- a CDS encoding CsgG/HfaB family protein, with product MKRSCAAFIIFTVLTALSFGQVLPIAVLELAANGVSPADAKAVTGLLQSEFAANKRYRVIERGNVESILKEQEFSQTGCTESSCAVKIGKMLSVRAMVFGSISKLGESFFIAVNIVDVESAAVISTSKAKVSKLDDADDAVREIVAALGEGRSKTTESGIRIDIALPDVGAIVSNAIASSTRPLASEKAASTAISASVRPLVAHPGYAVWPVNFSIVHPISITGFERRGTIVFFSVGVITTFTYRLYGLNACGIVSIMEEDLAGLSASGIGNVVKEYGWGMMAAGIFNAATDAGLLAQFATVNVCRNGGALFQAGAVNVSKNARGAQIGVVNVASGSLIGVQIGVVNVAGRLGGVQIGVVNVTGEGGLPFMPIGNIGFAF from the coding sequence ATGAAGCGATCGTGCGCTGCTTTCATCATTTTCACCGTACTTACCGCGCTCTCGTTCGGACAAGTGCTGCCGATAGCGGTGCTCGAGCTCGCCGCGAACGGCGTATCGCCCGCTGACGCAAAAGCGGTCACGGGCCTTCTGCAGAGCGAATTCGCGGCCAATAAACGCTATCGCGTGATCGAACGGGGCAATGTCGAGTCCATCCTGAAGGAACAGGAATTCTCCCAGACCGGCTGTACCGAAAGTTCCTGCGCGGTCAAGATAGGGAAAATGCTCTCCGTACGCGCCATGGTTTTCGGGAGCATTTCGAAGCTCGGCGAAAGCTTTTTCATCGCGGTGAACATCGTCGATGTGGAGAGCGCCGCCGTCATAAGCACATCGAAAGCGAAGGTGTCGAAGCTCGACGACGCCGATGATGCGGTACGCGAAATAGTCGCCGCCCTCGGCGAGGGGAGATCCAAGACGACCGAGAGCGGCATACGCATCGATATCGCCTTACCCGATGTGGGCGCCATAGTCTCCAACGCGATAGCATCGTCAACACGGCCGCTTGCATCGGAGAAGGCCGCCTCGACAGCAATATCGGCGTCCGTAAGGCCGCTCGTCGCCCATCCGGGATACGCGGTATGGCCGGTCAATTTCTCGATCGTACACCCGATCAGCATTACCGGTTTTGAGCGCCGCGGCACCATAGTCTTCTTCTCCGTCGGTGTGATAACCACGTTTACCTATCGCCTGTACGGCCTCAACGCGTGCGGTATCGTAAGCATTATGGAAGAAGACCTCGCAGGGCTGTCTGCTTCGGGCATCGGCAATGTTGTCAAGGAATACGGCTGGGGTATGATGGCTGCCGGCATATTCAATGCGGCGACCGATGCCGGGTTACTCGCGCAATTCGCCACGGTGAATGTGTGCAGGAACGGCGGCGCTCTGTTCCAGGCAGGGGCCGTCAATGTATCAAAGAACGCCCGCGGTGCCCAGATAGGCGTGGTCAATGTAGCCTCCGGAAGCCTTATCGGCGTTCAGATAGGCGTGGTCAATGTCGCAGGCCGGCTGGGGGGCGTGCAGATAGGCGTGGTCAATGTGACCGGCGAGGGCGGTCTGCCGTTCATGCCGATAGGCAATATCGGGTTCGCGTTCTGA
- a CDS encoding helix-turn-helix transcriptional regulator, whose translation MHSTAVIDALLEHAHFRANSIGALRLPPGERRERRTDANLMVLIDSGSASMDIRTRTMRASSDDLVTVPMGSNYFTASRSGCKFRYIEFDIFISDSRSLGYQIISPRVMPGFLRTHEGKTLSTAVDRVLASEPFARATLNGALAVAASTCADVRRASRSGGEDTRAMRQFAPVLDIVRRRYHERLTVRDLAAAAGLTESHFCNSFKRTFGVSPLQYLMRIKLYSAQQMLREGSYSVVEIARRLGFSDQATFSRAFKRYFRVPPSKILPKMWK comes from the coding sequence ATGCACAGCACAGCGGTGATCGATGCGCTCCTCGAGCATGCGCATTTTCGGGCCAACAGTATCGGCGCATTGCGGCTACCGCCGGGTGAACGGCGCGAGCGTCGTACGGACGCGAATCTGATGGTGCTCATCGACAGCGGCTCGGCGTCGATGGACATCCGGACCAGAACGATGCGTGCATCGTCGGACGATCTTGTCACAGTCCCGATGGGATCAAATTATTTTACCGCGAGCAGAAGCGGCTGCAAATTCAGGTATATAGAATTCGATATCTTCATCTCGGACAGCAGATCGCTCGGGTATCAGATAATCTCGCCTCGGGTAATGCCCGGTTTCCTTCGTACGCATGAGGGAAAAACGCTTTCCACAGCGGTCGATCGAGTGCTCGCGTCAGAACCGTTCGCGCGCGCGACGCTCAACGGTGCGCTCGCTGTCGCGGCATCCACGTGCGCAGACGTTCGCCGTGCCTCAAGAAGCGGAGGAGAGGATACCCGCGCCATGCGGCAGTTCGCCCCCGTGCTTGACATCGTACGACGACGCTACCATGAACGCCTGACCGTTCGCGATCTTGCTGCGGCAGCCGGGCTCACGGAAAGCCACTTCTGCAATTCTTTCAAACGGACGTTCGGCGTCTCGCCGCTGCAGTATCTCATGCGCATCAAGCTGTATTCGGCGCAGCAGATGCTGCGCGAGGGTTCTTATTCTGTCGTAGAGATCGCACGCCGGCTCGGGTTTTCTGATCAGGCCACGTTTTCCCGCGCATTCAAGCGATACTTTCGAGTGCCGCCCTCAAAAATACTTCCGAAAATGTGGAAATAG
- a CDS encoding alpha/beta hydrolase, giving the protein MRRYVLLLSTAAMVLSLSAYNDNTATMAKADKASKNIVFIHGMFMNPKSWDGWIKYYESKGYKCHAPAYPFHDGNPSDLRKIINPGLGTLRFEQVVSSLALYMDTLPEKPILIGHSMGGLVVQKLIEMDKGTAGICIDSAPPQGITSFSWSFLKANLPTINPFEGDKPCLPDVAWFQYAFCNTMTMAQTSVEYEKYVVPESRNIPRSSTTIEGKIDFKKPHAPLLFISGEKDNIIPAALNVKNYKAYTDKASKIDFKKFAGRTHYICGQENWEEVAAYISEWIDGLKR; this is encoded by the coding sequence ATGAGAAGGTATGTTTTACTCTTATCGACGGCTGCGATGGTGCTATCGTTGTCAGCATACAATGACAATACTGCGACTATGGCAAAAGCGGACAAGGCATCCAAGAACATTGTTTTTATTCACGGAATGTTTATGAATCCGAAAAGCTGGGATGGTTGGATAAAATATTACGAGTCAAAGGGATATAAGTGCCATGCTCCGGCATACCCGTTTCACGATGGCAATCCATCAGACCTGCGAAAAATCATTAATCCCGGCCTTGGCACTCTGCGATTTGAGCAAGTAGTCAGTTCATTGGCATTGTACATGGATACACTACCCGAAAAGCCGATACTCATCGGCCATTCTATGGGAGGGCTTGTCGTCCAGAAATTGATCGAAATGGATAAAGGGACTGCGGGAATCTGCATTGACTCTGCACCGCCACAAGGCATTACCAGCTTTTCGTGGAGTTTCCTGAAAGCGAATCTACCGACGATCAATCCATTCGAAGGTGATAAACCATGTCTGCCGGATGTCGCGTGGTTCCAGTATGCTTTCTGCAATACTATGACCATGGCTCAGACGAGTGTCGAGTATGAGAAGTATGTCGTGCCTGAAAGCCGCAACATCCCTCGAAGCAGCACGACGATCGAAGGGAAAATTGATTTCAAGAAACCGCATGCGCCATTGCTGTTTATTTCAGGCGAAAAAGACAACATCATACCAGCAGCATTGAATGTGAAGAACTACAAGGCGTATACCGATAAGGCGAGCAAAATTGACTTCAAGAAGTTCGCAGGCAGAACTCATTACATATGCGGGCAAGAGAATTGGGAAGAGGTTGCGGCATATATCAGCGAATGGATTGATGGCTTGAAGCGATAG
- a CDS encoding PHP domain-containing protein, which produces MRTRTVPLFDNYRRFHILYAPMFIYETHAHTAETSPCGKVRAHDMVSQYHHAGYHGIVITDHYFNGFFMNPLNGLSQRTKIDNYLKGYRRAREEGAKHDMDIMLGLELRFDSDPNDYLVYGVTEEHLYAYPRLNEMTLSSFYTFSRGTTMRIFQAHPFRAGITRADPSLLDGMEAFNGNPRQNSFNEEAARYAAEHSLVRISGSDFHQYEDCARGGMSFPERVRDSVSFAHALPTGTCILPKI; this is translated from the coding sequence ATGCGGACCCGCACCGTTCCGCTGTTTGATAATTACCGCCGTTTTCATATACTGTACGCGCCCATGTTCATCTACGAAACCCACGCTCACACGGCGGAGACAAGCCCCTGCGGAAAGGTCCGCGCACACGATATGGTGTCACAGTATCATCATGCGGGATATCACGGCATCGTCATCACCGATCATTACTTCAACGGATTTTTCATGAACCCGCTCAACGGCCTGTCGCAGCGCACAAAGATCGATAATTATCTTAAGGGGTATCGCCGTGCCCGCGAGGAAGGCGCAAAGCACGATATGGATATCATGCTCGGGCTTGAGCTCCGCTTTGACAGCGACCCGAACGATTATCTCGTCTACGGAGTGACCGAGGAGCATCTCTACGCGTATCCGCGTCTCAATGAGATGACGCTCTCATCGTTCTACACCTTTTCCCGGGGTACGACGATGCGGATATTTCAGGCGCATCCGTTCCGCGCAGGCATCACGAGGGCCGATCCGTCGCTGCTTGACGGCATGGAAGCGTTCAACGGGAATCCGCGCCAGAATTCTTTCAATGAAGAAGCGGCTCGATACGCGGCCGAGCATTCACTCGTACGGATATCGGGTTCCGATTTCCATCAATACGAGGACTGCGCGCGGGGCGGTATGTCATTCCCGGAGCGTGTCAGGGATAGTGTTTCGTTCGCGCACGCATTGCCGACGGGTACATGTATTCTGCCGAAGATCTGA
- a CDS encoding substrate-binding domain-containing protein: MATYTVAALFPHFDLRRGLAHEMAFDMVHGIREEMRRLDLDVHFYDKHDDSAHFWRKGYRSYAGVIGFLAWGDPAVTDRWKALARKIPAVSLFHRVPPAGNAVVNDDAKGVAMAVEHLVREGARSIGFFSLRDDVHTRRRFAAFRAALSSRGLTLRADRLCGVTVGGRADAIASAAANIPRYSTAERAFIRTTAHEYLASRPLEAVLCENDYLAYHLIAEANACGLSVPEDIAVIGFDNFRMIECIPALSKKYRPLLTSVDLDCFAVAREGVRLLYGMLTAQLPLRGNTVVIDPTLVVRASSCRRSPAGNGPEQDTFKARVRVFVKNHYNDPSRLKSIAEDFDMTYRSFLQRFKREFSVTFTDLVSSHRLERAAHLLEVTGRPITRILIETGYGSYQNFLKFFRKRYRLSPMEYRRAHLGRRQGRG, from the coding sequence ATGGCGACATATACCGTTGCAGCGCTGTTCCCGCACTTCGATCTCAGACGCGGGTTGGCGCATGAAATGGCGTTCGATATGGTGCACGGCATACGCGAGGAGATGCGCCGTCTCGATCTCGATGTCCACTTCTACGACAAACATGATGACAGCGCGCACTTCTGGCGGAAGGGGTATCGATCATACGCCGGTGTCATCGGTTTTCTTGCATGGGGCGACCCGGCGGTGACCGATCGATGGAAGGCGCTTGCGCGGAAGATCCCGGCCGTGTCGCTGTTCCACCGTGTTCCCCCCGCCGGCAATGCGGTTGTCAATGATGATGCGAAGGGCGTGGCCATGGCTGTTGAGCATCTTGTCAGAGAAGGCGCGCGATCGATAGGATTTTTTTCATTGCGTGATGATGTGCACACCCGCAGGCGTTTTGCCGCATTCCGCGCCGCACTTTCATCCCGCGGCCTTACGCTTCGCGCCGATCGTCTCTGCGGGGTCACCGTCGGCGGCCGTGCCGATGCCATTGCGTCCGCGGCGGCGAACATCCCGCGATACAGTACGGCCGAACGCGCGTTCATCCGTACGACCGCCCATGAGTACCTCGCATCGCGGCCGCTGGAGGCAGTGCTATGCGAGAACGATTATCTCGCGTACCATCTGATCGCGGAGGCGAACGCGTGCGGGCTTTCCGTTCCCGAGGATATAGCCGTTATCGGCTTTGATAATTTCCGGATGATAGAATGCATACCGGCGCTGTCGAAAAAGTATCGTCCGCTCCTTACCTCCGTCGATCTGGATTGTTTTGCGGTGGCACGGGAAGGGGTACGCCTGCTCTACGGCATGCTTACCGCGCAGCTGCCGCTGCGGGGGAACACTGTCGTCATCGATCCCACGCTTGTCGTCCGTGCGTCGTCATGCCGACGCTCCCCTGCGGGGAACGGTCCCGAACAGGATACGTTCAAGGCACGCGTACGGGTGTTCGTCAAGAACCACTATAACGATCCGTCGCGGCTGAAGAGCATCGCTGAGGATTTCGATATGACCTATCGATCGTTCCTGCAGCGGTTCAAGCGCGAATTCAGCGTAACGTTCACCGATCTCGTTTCGTCGCATCGTCTTGAGCGTGCGGCGCATCTGCTCGAAGTCACCGGCAGGCCGATCACCCGCATCCTCATCGAGACCGGGTACGGATCGTATCAGAACTTCCTGAAATTCTTCAGAAAGCGCTACCGCCTGTCCCCCATGGAATATCGGCGTGCGCATCTCGGCCGGAGACAAGGCAGGGGATGA